A DNA window from Thiothrix subterranea contains the following coding sequences:
- the hslO gene encoding Hsp33 family molecular chaperone HslO, translated as MSADTLRRFMLEQAHVRGEWLHLDQTWQEILARADYPAFVKTILGEAVTAAVLLAATIKHDGALTLQIRGDGPIHLLVIQATAQGTVRGLAQWNGEATGSRLLDLFGEAQLAITLESHQSNERYQSLIPLEGDSLSVALEAYFERSEQLPTRLWLMSNDTAAAGILLQRLPQTEHDADDWQRASALLDTLTRDELAQLAPEALLYRLFHEEEVRLFDPKDIRFHCTCSRERVETMLRSLGQAEADAMLEEQGKIEIICEFCNANYTLDAIDTGLLFKPTMPTNDTLH; from the coding sequence ATGTCAGCCGATACATTACGACGCTTTATGCTCGAACAAGCGCATGTGCGCGGTGAATGGTTACACCTTGACCAAACTTGGCAGGAAATTTTAGCGCGTGCCGATTACCCGGCTTTTGTGAAAACCATTTTGGGCGAAGCCGTGACCGCCGCCGTGTTATTAGCCGCCACCATCAAACATGACGGCGCGTTGACCTTGCAAATTCGCGGCGATGGCCCGATCCATTTGCTGGTCATTCAAGCCACTGCGCAAGGCACGGTACGCGGCCTAGCGCAATGGAACGGTGAAGCCACCGGCAGCCGTTTACTCGACTTGTTTGGTGAAGCCCAACTAGCAATCACCCTCGAATCGCACCAAAGCAACGAGCGTTACCAAAGCCTAATCCCATTGGAAGGTGATTCCTTAAGTGTCGCACTCGAAGCGTATTTTGAGCGTTCCGAACAATTACCAACACGCCTGTGGTTAATGTCGAATGACACCGCCGCCGCCGGTATTTTGCTGCAACGCCTGCCGCAAACCGAGCACGATGCCGACGATTGGCAACGTGCCTCTGCCTTGCTGGATACCCTGACTCGTGACGAACTGGCACAGCTTGCACCGGAAGCCTTGCTCTACCGCCTGTTCCACGAAGAAGAGGTGCGCTTATTTGACCCCAAAGACATTCGCTTTCACTGCACCTGTAGCCGTGAACGGGTCGAAACCATGTTGCGCTCACTCGGTCAGGCTGAAGCCGACGCCATGCTTGAAGAGCAGGGAAAAATTGAGATCATTTGCGAATTTTGCAATGCAAACTATACACTTGACGCCATTGATACCGGGCTATTATTCAAACCAACCATGCCAACGAATGATACCCTTCACTAA
- a CDS encoding rod shape-determining protein gives MFKALSGLFSNDISIDLGTANTLIYMRGKGIVLDEPSVVAIRQDRGPGGPKSIEAVGTEAKKMLGRTPENITAIRPMKDGVIADFTYTEKMLQHFIRKVDAGRILRPSPRVVICVPCGATQVERRAIKDSALGAGARKVYLIEEPMAAAIGAGIPVDEAIGSMVLDIGGGTSEVAIMSLRGIVYSASVRIGGDRLDDAIISYVRRNYGMLIGEATAERIKCEIGSAYPGKELLEIEVKGRNLSEGVPRSFTLTSNEILEALQEPLFGIVSAVKTALEQTPPELAADVADRGIVLTGGGALLRDLDRLLMEETGIPVVIADDPLTCVARGGGKILEIMEEEGVNFLATD, from the coding sequence ATGTTCAAAGCCTTATCAGGTTTATTTTCCAATGATATTTCCATCGACCTAGGCACTGCCAATACCCTGATTTATATGCGCGGCAAAGGTATCGTACTGGATGAACCTTCTGTTGTTGCTATCCGTCAAGACCGTGGTCCGGGTGGCCCCAAGTCGATTGAAGCCGTGGGAACGGAAGCCAAGAAAATGTTGGGGCGCACCCCTGAGAATATCACCGCGATTCGCCCCATGAAAGACGGCGTGATTGCGGACTTTACTTACACTGAAAAAATGTTACAGCACTTCATCCGCAAAGTGGATGCGGGGCGTATTTTGCGCCCTAGCCCGCGTGTTGTGATTTGTGTGCCGTGTGGCGCAACCCAAGTCGAACGCCGTGCGATTAAAGATTCCGCGTTGGGTGCGGGTGCGCGTAAAGTTTACCTGATCGAAGAGCCGATGGCGGCAGCGATTGGCGCGGGCATTCCGGTCGATGAAGCGATTGGTTCGATGGTACTGGATATTGGCGGTGGTACGTCCGAAGTGGCCATTATGTCATTGCGCGGGATTGTGTACTCGGCGTCAGTGCGTATCGGCGGCGACCGTTTGGATGATGCGATTATCAGTTATGTACGCCGTAATTACGGCATGTTGATCGGTGAAGCCACGGCGGAACGGATTAAATGCGAAATCGGTTCGGCTTACCCCGGCAAGGAATTGCTGGAAATCGAAGTCAAAGGCCGCAACCTGTCAGAAGGCGTACCCCGCAGTTTCACCCTGACCAGTAATGAAATCCTCGAAGCTTTGCAAGAACCGCTGTTTGGCATTGTCAGCGCGGTGAAAACGGCGTTGGAACAAACCCCGCCAGAGTTAGCTGCTGACGTTGCCGACCGTGGTATCGTTTTGACCGGCGGTGGTGCATTATTGCGCGACTTGGATCGTTTATTGATGGAAGAAACGGGGATTCCGGTGGTGATTGCCGATGATCCGCTGACATGTGTGGCGCGTGGTGGCGGTAAGATTCTGGAAATCATGGAAGAAGAAGGCGTTAACTTCCTCGCTACCGACTGA
- the mreC gene encoding rod shape-determining protein MreC, whose translation MLLILCALVLMAVDNRNPASLSAVRTVATMMVYPLLYSVDFPQQAYQRSSGFLTNQQQLADENLILRQQVGVFSAQQQDLDKVMAENQRLRTMLNAAPRETYTFTMAEILEIAQDPVRGLVTLNKGSNDAVQESQVVLHGNKIYGQVVSVTPLTSNVMQLIDIGHSIPVESKRTGERGLANGDGRGRPIKIENLPASSTVKPGDVFVSSGLGGLFAAGYEVATVLPGGVDVKQGDPFATVLAMPAVDYEAVREVLLVWKNTGDADAR comes from the coding sequence ATGTTGTTGATTTTATGTGCATTAGTGCTCATGGCGGTGGATAATCGCAATCCAGCGTCATTGTCCGCTGTGCGCACCGTGGCAACTATGATGGTTTATCCATTGCTGTACAGCGTTGATTTTCCGCAACAGGCTTATCAACGTTCCAGCGGGTTTTTAACCAATCAACAACAATTAGCGGATGAAAATCTTATCCTGCGGCAGCAAGTCGGTGTGTTTTCAGCACAGCAACAGGATTTGGATAAGGTCATGGCTGAAAATCAGCGCTTGCGAACCATGCTCAATGCCGCCCCGCGTGAAACCTACACGTTTACCATGGCTGAAATTCTGGAAATTGCGCAAGACCCGGTGCGTGGCTTGGTGACGCTCAATAAAGGCAGCAATGATGCCGTTCAGGAAAGCCAAGTGGTATTGCATGGCAATAAAATCTACGGACAAGTCGTTAGTGTTACTCCGCTTACCTCCAATGTGATGCAGTTAATTGACATAGGTCACTCGATTCCCGTGGAAAGCAAACGTACCGGCGAACGCGGGCTTGCGAATGGCGACGGACGTGGACGACCGATAAAGATTGAAAATTTGCCAGCCAGCAGTACCGTTAAACCGGGTGATGTATTTGTCTCATCGGGGCTGGGCGGCTTGTTTGCGGCTGGCTACGAAGTCGCTACCGTATTACCCGGTGGCGTCGATGTGAAACAGGGCGACCCATTTGCCACGGTGTTAGCCATGCCTGCGGTGGACTACGAAGCCGTGCGCGAGGTGCTATTGGTGTGGAAAAATACGGGTGATGCTGATGCCCGTTAA
- a CDS encoding alpha/beta fold hydrolase, whose amino-acid sequence MLNYRLLGTLDGNPPLVVLHGLLGSLDNWQTFARGQTAKRAVLALDLRNHGDSPHVEGMSYRQMGADVVEVLDALAIPHCDLMGHSMGGKVAMTLALQQPERVQRLLVVDIAPKAYPPRHQALLQAMSSLPLATLTSRKQADEWLSSTVKHPFERGFLLKNLGRHTDGTFFWQCNLPEIAKQYLKISGFHAPESVFTQPTLFVRGGQSDYVQDTDIDGIWQVFPQATLTTIDAAGHLPHVQTPAEFSAVVNAFLD is encoded by the coding sequence GTGCTGAATTACCGCCTACTCGGAACGTTAGACGGCAACCCGCCACTGGTGGTGCTGCACGGCTTATTAGGGTCGCTGGATAACTGGCAAACCTTTGCACGCGGGCAAACCGCGAAACGCGCGGTGTTGGCGCTGGATTTGCGTAATCATGGCGATTCACCGCACGTTGAAGGCATGTCCTACCGGCAAATGGGTGCGGATGTGGTGGAAGTGCTGGATGCCTTGGCGATTCCACACTGCGATTTAATGGGGCATTCGATGGGCGGCAAAGTTGCGATGACACTGGCGCTGCAACAGCCAGAACGGGTACAGCGTTTGCTGGTGGTCGATATTGCGCCCAAAGCCTACCCACCTCGCCATCAAGCCCTGCTACAAGCGATGTCGAGCCTGCCCCTCGCCACGCTTACCAGCCGCAAACAAGCCGATGAATGGTTGAGCAGCACCGTCAAACACCCGTTCGAGCGCGGCTTCCTGCTGAAAAATTTGGGGCGGCATACCGATGGCACATTCTTCTGGCAATGCAACTTGCCGGAGATTGCCAAACAGTATTTGAAAATATCAGGATTTCACGCGCCGGAAAGTGTGTTTACCCAGCCGACACTGTTTGTGCGCGGTGGGCAGTCGGATTACGTGCAAGACACCGACATTGATGGCATTTGGCAAGTATTTCCGCAAGCAACCTTAACGACCATTGACGCAGCGGGGCATCTGCCACACGTGCAAACGCCCGCCGAATTCAGCGCCGTGGTGAATGCGTTTCTGGACTAG
- a CDS encoding NAD(P)H-dependent oxidoreductase, with amino-acid sequence MRVLIVYAHPNPSSFNHAMLDYCQQGLQEGGHEVRVKNLYAEDFDPVLRASDLAVLQTGVIPDKISREQQDLLWADGLVFIYPLWWFDRPAILKGWFDHVLTNGTAFEYSQEGVKGLLQHQRALVLITAGGTEDFFRQTDAEHLIYRPVTDGTLAFCGIKDVRHRIYYNVPALSAEARADILENIATMGREFAC; translated from the coding sequence ATGCGCGTTCTGATCGTTTACGCTCACCCCAACCCCAGCAGCTTCAACCATGCCATGCTGGATTATTGCCAACAAGGTTTGCAGGAAGGGGGACACGAAGTACGGGTCAAAAACCTGTATGCGGAAGATTTCGACCCGGTATTACGCGCCAGCGACTTAGCAGTCCTGCAAACCGGCGTGATTCCCGACAAAATCAGCCGTGAGCAACAAGATTTGTTGTGGGCAGACGGCTTGGTATTTATTTACCCGCTGTGGTGGTTTGACCGCCCTGCCATCCTCAAAGGCTGGTTTGACCACGTATTGACCAATGGCACCGCGTTTGAATATTCACAGGAAGGCGTGAAAGGCTTGCTGCAACACCAGCGGGCACTGGTCTTAATCACGGCGGGCGGCACCGAAGACTTTTTCCGCCAAACCGACGCCGAACACTTGATCTACCGCCCGGTCACGGATGGCACATTGGCTTTCTGCGGCATTAAGGACGTGCGTCATCGCATTTACTACAATGTCCCCGCACTCAGTGCTGAGGCACGCGCAGATATTTTGGAAAACATTGCCACCATGGGGCGTGAATTCGCGTGCTGA